TTGAACTCGGTGGTGCCCTCCATTGGGCGTTCTGTGGAGGGGTTGTCCACAGCTGCTGAAATATGGAAGACCTTGTCCATCCAGTACTCTGGTAAGGGCAATGTCATGCTCATTGCTCAGATTGATGGGAAGATTCGCCATCTCCTCCAGGGGATATGACAGTGATGGCATATGTGGCAGAGCTGCAAGCCTTATGGGCTGACCAGAATAACTATGACCCTCTCGAACTCTATGATGCAGCCTCCATCGAGTCAGGGCAAAAGTGGATAGCACGCAGGCGTGTGCTCAAGTTTTTGGAGGGGCTAAGTAAGTGCTTTGATGGTAGAAAGGCATCTCTGTTGCACCACACCTCCTTGCCCACTCTTGACGAGGCCATTGCGGCAATGGCTCAAGAGGAGGTGTTGCTCTCTAGATGAGAAAGTTGTGTCAGCTCCAACGTTTGCTGTGACCGAGCGTAGAGAGTGGAAAGAGACTAGGGACTGTTTCATTTGTGGGGAGACTGGTCACCTGAAGTGGTACTGCCCAACTCGTGGTAGAGGCAGGGGATATAACAGAGGGGGAAGTAGCAGGATGTCAGGAGGTAGAGGTGGATACTCAGGACGTCAAACTGCTAGAggtagaggaggacacaccagaaACTCTAGTGGTCAGAGTGCACACATGGCGACTGAAGTGGACAATGGGACGCCAAAGGATGCAGAAGTGGATGGTGCTGCCTATGGAAACTTTGCTAACTTGGTCTCCATGGATGAAGGTAATTCTGAAAAGGCATCTCTTGCTACTAATGAGAATGATACGGAATGGATTCTAGACTCTGGCGCATCTAAGCATGTTGCGGGTAAATTCGGTGTGTTTGAGTCTTACATTAAGCATCCTCCTACTCACAAAGGCGCCATTCAAACTGCTGATGGTACAAAACAACCTGTTGTTGGAGAAGGCACAGTAAAGTGCACTTCAAACATCTCTTTGTCATCTGTTCTACACGTCCCATCGTTTCCTGTTAATTTGCTCTCTCTGAGTGCTCTTATTGATGACATAGACTGTAGTGTGACTCTTAACAAGTTTGGTGTCGTGATTCAGGAGCGGGGGACGATGCAGATGGTTGGGACTGGCACCGGGCGTAAGGGGCTCTGGTATGTGGAAAAAGGGGTGCAACCAGAGATGGTGTATGCTGCAACCATGGAGGACAAGGAGAAACAAGCTATGATCCATCATTGTAGGATGGGGCATGTGTCTTTCGATAAGATGAGTAGAATATTTTCTGATATTATGTGTGGAATAAGCAATGGCAAGTTAACATGTGATGCTTGCGAATATGCTAAACATACAAGAGCCTCATATGCGAGTAAGGGGCTTAGGAGCATATCTCCTTTTATGCTTATTCATTCAGATGTATGGACTTCTCCAGTGGTGTCAGTGAATGGAATGAAGTACTTTGTTACCTTTATTGACTGTTATTCTTGTATGACTTGGGTTTATTTGATGCGCCACAAGGATGAGGTGTTTCACTGTTTTCAGAACTTCCATGCATATGTAAAGAATCAGTTTCAAGTACAGGTGCAGGTGCTCAGGACTGACAATGGCACAGAGTATTTGAACACCACCTTTGGGGCCTTCTTGTCTGAACAAGGTATTCTTCATCAAACGACTTGCCCAGATACCCCTCCCCAAAACGGTGTGGCAGAGCGGAAAAACAGACACATTTTTGAAGTAGCTCGCTCGCTGATGTACACAATGAATGTGCCCAAGTTCCTTTGGAGTGAAGCAGTCATGACAGCCATTTTTTTGATTAACAGGACACCCTCCAGGATACTCGGTATGAAATCCCCATGTGAGTTGTTGTTTGGAAAAAATAAGTTTGTTGTCCCTCCGAAATTATTTGGCAGTACATGCTTTGTTCGGGACCATAGACCATCGATTGGGAAGTTAGACCCACGAGCAGTAAAATGTGTTTTTGTTGGTTATTCCTCTAGTCAGCAGGGGTATAAATGTTGGTGTCCCTCTGCAAAACGCATGTTTGTAAGTATGGATGTCACCTTCAGGGAATCCGAGCCATTCTATGGTAAGCAAACTGATCTGAGCTTGCTGTTTGCAGAACTTGACCAACTTCACTCTGTGCAAGATGGTCATGAGGGGGAGAAGGTAGTGTCTCACACTAAGGGCGATTCTATGGGTACTAAACCTGATGGTGATGTGCAGGTTCAAGTCCAACCAATAGTGGGTACGATTCCGCTTGATTCTCCCCAGATTCCTGCTCCAATTCATGATCGGTGGCCGCAGAATCTCCAAGTGTACACTCGTCGGCAACCACATGTGCAGGGGGAGCAGGAGGGTAGTGATGTGAGTGCATCTCACACAGTGGGACAGCAGCCACATGTGCAGGGGGAGCAAGGGGGAGCAACAAGGCAGTGCTAGCAGCCCATCTGACACAGTGGATCTGCCAATTGCATTGCGAAAAGGAGACACGTGAAGCAGCCAGAAAGGGTGAAGTGGCAAGGAAGGCTCTTTGCGAAAACTGTTTCTGATGAACATGACATTAGCAATTTTGTTTCTTACAAGGCTTTGTCTCCTTCCTATAGAGCTTTTGTGGCCTCTCTACAAACCGTGTCAATTCCAAACGATTGGAAGACAGCAAAGCAAGATCCGAAGTGGCGCGAAGCGATGATAGAAGAGTTGGAAGCACTGAAGAAAAACAAGACATGGGTGCTAACCAGTGGCGGACCtaccgcgggggggggggggggggggcgagcaGGGGCGGCCGCCCCGGGTCTCCTGCGGCGCGGAGAAGGGCACCCCATCTCTGTATCTACCGGCGTCCGCCATTGACGAATTGCTGGTCGATCTATTTTTCTCGTCGAAGGGTACGCGTACGTGCGGGCAAGGAAGAAAGATATTGGGCCTACACAATTGGGTAGTTGGGCTTAAGTGAGAAATGAAAGGCCCGTTCGCGTTTTTGCTGTCCAAACACACCACGCACACATCGAGCTGCCTCCATcgttccaaaaaaatccccacATGTTCAGGTCGTTCCAAACTTTCAATCTTTGCTCTCTTGTGATGGCCGATCTGCCCCCGCTGCACACacgcgccgccggccgccgctagGCCTTAAGCATCTAAGCGCCTGAGCTCGCCGCCGCCGATGGACTCTGATGTGAGGCTGCCGCCAGGCCTTAAGCAACAGCTGCATTCTAGATGATGTGATTTCCGATCTGGGTATCTAGATACAAATTGGAGACTATGCTACCCCAGAAATTAGAGGTGAATTGAGAAGGGTATATTGTTTGATGTTAAGCAGCTACAATTGTTTTCACACTTGTGCTGAGATTTAGATACATAATTTGTTTGGTTGACATGTTGTAGGTCTTGCTTGGAGCCAATGAGTGTTTAATCAGCTAGAGTACATGTTAGTAGTTTCTAAGTCTCTTTTATGTTTTTTCATGCTCTTAGTAGTAGTAATCGTATCCACACTGAAAAATGCTCTTTCCGAGAATCATTCATTTTTGTTATGTATACTTGCATTTCTGCTTTAAAAAAGTTCTATTAAAATGTTCGCCCCGGCAGACCTCAATTCCTGGGTCCGCCACTGGTGCTAACCACATTGCCAGCAGGGAAAAAGACAGTGAGTTGTAAGTGGATCTATACTGTGAAGCAGAATCCTGAAGGGAAGGTAGAAAGGTATAATGCCAGATTAGTCGCTAGAGGGTTTAGTCAAACTTATGgaattgactatgatgagacgttTGCTCCAGTGGCGAAGATGAACACAGTAAGAATATTGGTTTCATGTGCTGCTAACTTTGGGTGGAAGTTGCATCAATTAGATGTCAAGAATGCCTTCTTACATGGTGACCTGCAGGAAGAATTGTACATGGAGATACCACCAGGTTTTGGTACCTCACAGACCAAGGGAAAAGTATGCAGCCTGAAGAAATACTTATATGGTCTGAAGCAATCTCCAAGGGCATGGTTTGATAGGTTTAGACGAGCTGTGTGTGGTATGGGGTATGGTCAATGCAATGGTGACCATACGGTGTTCTATAGACACGCCTAGCGGAGGATCACCATTCTtgcagtctatgtggatgacattatcATCACTGGAGATGACCAAGAGGAAATAAAGAGATTGAAGGAGTGCCCGAGCAAGGAGTTTGAGGTGAAAGATTTGGGCAACCTAAAATATTTCCTTAGCATAGAAGTGGCTCGGACAGAGAAGGGAATATCTTTATGTCAACGAAAATACACCCTAGATCTCTTGAGTGACATGGGCATGATGGGATGTCGTGCAGCCCCCTACCCCAATTGAACAAAATCATCAAGTGACTACAATCAGGTGAGCTAGTGAATACGGAAAATTATCAGAATTTGGTTGGGAGACTCTTGTACTTGTGTCATACTAGGCCTGACATTACATATGTCGTGGGTGTGGTGAGCAGATACATGCATGAACCAAGGAGTGGGCATCTTGATATAGTTCACAGAATCTTGAGATACTTGAAGGGAACTCCGGGAAAGGGGTTGTGGTTTGCAAAGAGTGGACACCATGAGGTGGATGGCTATAGCGACTCTGATTGGGCTGGTTGtcgagatgatagaagatcaacgTTAGGCTATTGTGTGTTTGTGGGAGGAAATCTGGTGTCATGGAGAAACAGTTGTGTCCAGATCAACGGCAGAAGCTGAATACAGAGCTTTATCTAAAGGGGTGTGTGAGATGCTTTGGGTGAAGCATCTCCTGAGCGAGTTGAAGCTTCTCAGAAAGGGGCCCTTGAGCTTGGTGTGACAATCAGTCAGCCATAAGTTTTGCAAATAATCCAGTCCAACATGATAGAACAAAACATGTGGAAATTGATCGCTTCTTCATTAAATAGAAACTTGATGCCTGGATCATCAGCCTTACTCATGTTAGTTCTGGGAAGCAAATTGCTGATTGCTTGACAAAGGGACTGGGAACAAGGGAATACAACTTGACATGTGACAAACTTGGCATGTGACAAGATGAGACTGATAGATATCTACCAtccatcttgagggggagtgttgaacACTGGACATATTTCTGGCCCAAGTGACCAAGCCCATATGTGTGCTgacctataaaaggagggagcTGGAGGAGAGCTAACCCTAAGAGAGACAGAAGAAACCACACCAGCCGCCAGGGACCAAGGGAGAAGAGGTGAGCTGCTGCTGCTTCAACAACTATGTAGCATGTTCTGAAATTTGAGAGGTTGAACAGTAGTCCAAATTTTGTTGGAAGTAGTAGTACTACTTAAGCTCAAAAGTAAATTTCCTTTCTGTGGTACTACCTCCGTTAGGAGTTATAAAGCCGGTGCATATAGCTAGGTTGTAAATTTGACCAACCTAATGTAAGGTATATGTTGCAAACTATATATctagaaagtttagatgttctactttctatgatataatttttatgatGTATAATTATGTTACGTTGGTCAAATCAACGATCTGGGAATACAATAATACATGCTGGCCTAATGTAGGGAGTACAGTTTGAAGTTCTTCGCTAAAACTTAGTCCAAAGCTTTCTTTGAGCGAGTTCTCGCTGTAGTACATTATAAATTATTATTAGTATTTTTTGCGAGTGAACTTAAATTGTTAATTCATTGATCAGAATAAATTATTTTCAGTTTTCCAATTTGAATCAATATTATTAATTTTCATAAAGTGGCATCAACTGAATTAGCCGACAATAGGCGATGGTATGATCAAATCGTTTGAACCGCGATGTTTGGGTTTGGGACCCTCTTCTTCCTATCCTATCTGTCTACCCCTCCCCTCTCCAAACACAATCTTGAGTACATGTGAAATTTCATGTGTACTACATTTGCTGTGCTAAGGGCATCTTCAGCAGAGCGACCAGGCGGTTGAAAAATGCATCTGCATCCAAACCTAGCGATCTGCCACATACTGATTGGTCTGTCGACCCAAACGGAAATGCGGTCCAAATATGCTCCACGAATGCGTCTGCACAGATGTGTGCAAGAGCTTCTCGCACAGCCATGCTTCACCTTCAACGCGAGTCCATGGCTAGGTTTTAGCAAGCCATGCTTCGCCTTCAACGCAAGTCCATGGCTAGGTTTTAGCAAGCCTAGCAAGCCTTGCTTGccctttttttttgtatttttataatTATGTAAATTATGAGCTTTTAATAAATGAAAAACGTTTTTTAAATGTCTTTCGCTGGTCGATTTTAACCATTTAAACTGACGCAAACAGACGTGTAGATGATTCGTTTTTGATGTCCGATTTACGTCGGGTCGGCTCGTTAAAGATACCCTAGCTACATCTACTGCAACGCTCGCGAAACCTCGGGTCCACGTGGCCCGCAGCCTGCAGGCCTCCAGAAAACCAGCCGATTTTCGGCAATTAGCACAAAACTAACCTAAAATTAAAAGGATTTCGAAAAATGAACTATCAGCGAAATAAATTCACGAATCTAACCCCTCCGCATCACGCCGTAGGCTAGGATGTGGCACCCCATTGTGTGACACCCTAGCCTACGACGCCACACAATGGGATGCCACACCCTAGACCATGGCGTTGCACTTGTTTTTTGCCGCGCCTCAACACCATTGTGCCATGCCCCAGCCAACGGCGCCACACAATGAGATGCAACGCCATGGAGATCGGCGTGACACAAAATAGTTAGATTCGTGAATTTGTTTCGCGGTTTACTTTTGAAATTTGTTTCAACATTAGGgtatttttgtccaaattgacactcgcaaaaaacaaaaaaaattccgtgTCCGGCTTGGCCGGCAAAAGACACGCGCGCACCGCGACGCGCTCATCTCTGCTCCGCTATCCACTTCCCGCTCCACCCAAATGCCGCTCCTCCCAGCCCCGCCCACCTCCACCGCCACGCTcccccgcctccacctccgcctcccccACAACCTCCACCTCCCCCGCCGCGCCGCCCCCCGCCGCCCGCGCCTCCTACTCCCGGCAGCCGCCGCGGGCTCCCTCCCGCCCAGGGCCGGCCCTGACCCATGGCAGGCATGGGCAGCCGCCTAGGGCCTAGGCCAAGGGGGGCCCAGGACCGGACCTTCTCTATACTACTGTGGGTATGGAAAAATGTTTCGTATGGAAGTGAGAAAGGCAAACAACCTAAAAAATTCAATGCCTGACCTTTCGGTCCAGCTCCCATCGTCATCAAAAGCATTCACCAGCGGGGCTGTTCAGGTGGAGAGGTCACCAGTTTGCACAAATGTGTGACGCAGCTACTTGTCCGAACGGTCCGACTACCTGCCTGGCTGCCTCAATCAATTCGTATATAAAGGAATAGACGATCGCTAGTTTATGTGTGGATGTGTCTTTCTCATATCTCGTGGATTGCTTCTCACTTGTCAGCGTTTTTCCCCTCTGTGTAAGTCCATGATTAAATCTCTTGTCTAATTTTCATTTAAttcttttttttgagaaacacagtacaaacataGACGTTCACATACACgcacatacactcacccctatgaacgcacacacgcacaccctacccctatgagcacctccggaagactgagctggcggattggatcttgaaattgacgaagtcaccatagGTGCCTCGCtgccgacgggaacgtcgcctcccactgaatgaaaattttgcctttatgagacacacaaatatcaaacctggggtttgaactctggtgggcagggggtacaaccaccctcctagccacccaacctcaggttggttctcaatTTTCATCTAATTCTTGACATATTCTTTTAGTTAGGGTCTAATTTGATGTAAATTATTTCATCATTGTAGGTGTTATAAACTTATAATGCCAAAACAATTGTCTGGTGCtgcgaaaaagaaaaagagaaagctAGATAATCATTTTATTGAATCGCAAAGAGGTGTTTTAAACACGTATTTCCAGCTAAAAATAGTGTTGACGCCAACAACAATAATCAAAGGCCAATATCTGATCCGGAACAAGATCATGAGGATAATAAAGAAGTTTCTCTAAATTGAAATTACTAAAAAATTGTTTGAGGTCAACTATCTTACAAGACAGATTGAATGGTTTGGCTACATGTTGTATTGAGAAGGATATCCTGAACAACGTTGATCTTGAAATTGTTCTTGATGATTTTGCATCTAGAAGTACACGAAGAAGATTTTTTGTGAAGCATTGAAATATAATTGGTGACGTAGTCATTGTAATTTGATTTTTATTTGAGTTAATTAAACTAGTAAAAATACTTATTATATTTTCTACTATTTTATTGTTATTTTTATCGTAAATATATGTACACATATTTGCGTCAAGGGGTCCTTTTATCGACTTCGCCCAAGGGCCCCGAAAAACATAGGGCCGGGGCTGCTCCCGCCACCCTCCCCCGACGCGCTCCTCCCGAGCCAGGCCACGGGGCTCGTGGCCGCCTCGCAGGCCAACTTCATGCGCGTCATCGTCGCCGCCACGGCCCCGGGCCTGGAGCAGCACCGGGGCGCCGACCTGCTCTGCGTCGTGCGCGCGCTGCTCAAGAAGATCCGCCGCCGCGTGCTCGTCGGGGACCGGGTGCTCGTGGGCGCCGTCGACTGGGCCGGCCGCCGCGGCGTCATCGAGGACGTCTTCGAGAGGCGGACCGAGGTCGCCGACCCGCCCGTCGCCAACGTCGACCGCATAAACCGTCAGCGAAGTTGCAAGCAATGCAGCACTTCTTCCCACCACTAATAGCATTGTTCACTCTACCACTTCAGCGCTAGTTGTCTCGTGCTGTATTGCTTTATTATCTTACTAAACTCAGCTCAATGTGTGATTGACTTGCAGTAGACACATAGTGGCGATATTGCTGATTTCATCCGAAAGGAGGTTCCTGACCCACCTATCCTAATTGGACATTCCTTTGGAGGCTTGATTGTGCAGCAATATATATCGTGCCTACAAGGACGGGGTTCATtttcttcattttttttttgacggGGTTCATTTTGGGCTGGCTGCGCTGGACCTCATCCTTGCACGGCTTCTCTACTACTTCAACTGGAGCGAACACGGGCGATGAGCTCTCCCAGCGGCGACACGGGCGACCCCACCTCCGCCGCCGATTtccccaccgccaccgccgttcccaccgccgccgccgttcccaccgccgcctccgcctctccCCCCACCGCGCCATCGGTACAGGTACGCAAGGCTGCCATAATCTCGGTTACTGATGGGAGGATTGTGCGTGCACCTGGATTTCTCCGCATCACGGATGCTAGGGTTTCGATTCTCGATATCAATCTGAGGCAGATTGGCTCGGAGGTTGCTCTGAAGCCGATTAATGGCGGAGCAAGTTGTAAGATCAATGGCCTGTGGATCAAAATTGGGCCGGAGACGAGGATCTCTGCTTCCGCGTGTCGGGATTTTCATCGCGAGCCGCCCTCAGCGCGCGTTTGCGATGTGGTCCGGCTTGGTGGTCAGCTTGGTTTGGCCCAATCGATGGCGGCCTGTGCTCAATCTGTTTCTGGGCCACAGCCCAACACTGTACAGACAGCGCCCTTATCCATCGTCACGCCGCCCAGGTTCAACCCTAGATCTCATCAGACGGGGGCAGTTGTGTTCGTTCCAACGCGATTCAACACGCGACCGCAATCTCCACCTCCAAATCCACCACAGATCTGGTCTGGCGTCACCTCCGGCGACCGAAGATCGTTTGTGCAAGTGCTTCAGTCTCCGCCGCCGATGGATCGCCGCTTTGGGGCCCCGAGGCGCTACTCTCCGAGGAGATCCCCGCCAAGAAATTACTTCGCCAATCGTCCTCGACCTGGATCGGAGGCTGATCGACGGGATGAACAGCGCCGCTGGGAAGATGAAAGGCGCCGCGAAGCAGCTCGGCGTTTCGATGATGAGCGTCGTCGTGAAGAAGATAGAAGGCTCGCAGATCAAGAGAGGCTGCGGGAGGAGGAGCGTCGCCGTATTGAAGAGCGTCGTCGCCTTGATGAGGATCGCCGTCGAGAGGCCTCTCGCATCTCCGAGCGGGAGGCTCGTGAGCGGGCGCTGGCGGACAAACGCCGCCAGGAAGAGGAGGCACGTACGCGGGATCGTTGGGCGCACAGATCCGAGAtgcgtcctggagcttcttcacaCCTGGAGGATCTGAACAGATCTATCGATGTAAGTCAGAATACTTCTTCTTCCATTCCGATTCCAGTAGCAGCTGCAGGGTCTGCTAGGGCTGAGATTGGTCAGAGTCAGCAACAATCTGAATCTAGTTTGCACATTTCTCCGGTAGCTCCTGTTGTGCATGAACCGGTGGGGTCCTCTGTACCTCCACCTGTTTCTAATGTGCTTATCACTGGTTCGAAAGCGGCCGATAATAGGTTTAAACAGTTTAAGGGTTCTTGCATCAACTGCTGTGGTGAACATCATATAGAGGTGTGCCAGACTAGAGAGCCCTGGGAATACAAGGCTCCTTTCTTTGGCAGTGAAGAATTTGGTTCTGGTTTTTATTCGATCCCAGTTCCTGAAATAGAGGCTCAACCTGTTGAACAGCTGAACTATGCTCATATCACAGTTGAGAAAGGAGAAGTTAATTGCAGGAATATTGAGCATGAATTTAATGTCTGGGCAGAGTCTATGAAGATTAATTGGAGGTTTTTTGCTAAGGAAGTATCTCCTACTGAGTTCAGGACTAGATTCCCTTCTGCAAAAGCCATTGATGAATTAGCTCATTTTGGTAAACTCTTCATGAAGACTGTTCCTGGTGCCATTATCTCTCTGGAAAAATGGGTTGGTGACATCCAACCAATATCTATGATGGAGGAAGCTTGGTTCAGAATCAAAGGTATTCCCATGAATTTCAGGACCAGATCAATAGTGTTCTATGCTGCCAGCCTGGTGGGAAAGCCTCTGGCTCTTGATAAAAATTTCCTGAGGAACTTTTCCTATGTGAGGGTCAAGATTGGAAGCCAGGATTTGTCCTTGGTTCCAAATACTCGCATAGGTGAGATCAAAGGTGGTTTCTATGAATTTCAATACACCAGGGAATTGTGTGAACCAGTTCCTAATCCTGGGACTAGAATTCTGGTTGCTGACACTAATCAAGGAGGAATGGGTGACGATGGTACTCCAAAAAGACAGAGGACTGGGAGGAATGATTCTGATGCAGGTTCTCGGTCTGCCCCACCAATGATCAATAACAACTCTGACAGGAACACTGGTTCAAATAGACAGACTGCTGCTGCAATATATGTGGCTTCTGGCAGGGACAATGGCAAGAGAAAATTATTTGAGATGGACTCCATGGATGTCTCAGAGAAAAATATGGATGATGGAACATCTAGTTCCCTCCCATTTCCTTGTGGGAAAAATGCTACTGAAGCTTTGTCTGATGTTCATAAGTCGGTAGCTGATGCTTTTGCTCCATCTATTTTATCTCCTGGTCAAGCCTCATCAAGTGCATCTGCTGCCCCTTCTTATGCAAAATTTCTTCATACTTTAACCAAGTCTGGCAGTGACAAATCTTTCATGTTCCAGAAGAAGTATAGGGAGGAATTGGGGTCCATCCTGGAAGATGTTAATGAGGAAGATATCTCTGAAGAACAAG
This region of Lolium perenne isolate Kyuss_39 chromosome 2, Kyuss_2.0, whole genome shotgun sequence genomic DNA includes:
- the LOC139835701 gene encoding small ribosomal subunit biogenesis GTPase RsgA 1, mitochondrial-like, with translation MPLLPAPPTSTATLPRLHLRLPHNLHLPRRAAPRRPRLLLPAAAAGSLPPRAGPDPWQGSFYRLRPRAPKNIGPGLLPPPSPDALLPSQATGLVAASQANFMRVIVAATAPGLEQHRGADLLCVVRALLKKIRRRVLVGDRVLVGAVDWAGRRGVIEDVFERRTEVADPPVANVDRINRQRSCKQCSTSSHH